From Corvus cornix cornix isolate S_Up_H32 chromosome 15, ASM73873v5, whole genome shotgun sequence, one genomic window encodes:
- the GOLGA3 gene encoding golgin subfamily A member 3 isoform X2 gives MDSSSVQQDVHLENRSSNGAPGTSEELLDCKSKSQLVTTDEINTTSNNINEVPNEEGSLEINSKVDACQNGPESLCPDSPVSFDPTSSEQGEESSPGSVESSLPLENEEQIRLQARRRLEEQLKQYRVKRHQERSSQSTSKTRPSSTLDPELMLNPEILPRASTVAMTKEYSFLRTSVPRGPKLGSLGLPASSKERRSSKSKASKIRSLADYRTEDSDTQNATGNSVATDLSGGALTQSRSGPTSVVSEISLPSDVDDRIENSSLAGDSISEIDGSEVGMRLDGNESDSSTYSSVSGKGLYSSLRNAEGKQDTPYTINGQKIHPEAMGQFPSISEVLQAAAVEHQAQEQEVNGEVRSRRDSISSSVSMESSIAGTHDEMLQVMKEKMRLEGQLEALSLEANQALKEKAELQAQLAALNMKLQAQMEHSQNSQQKQESLSSEVATLKQSCWDLERAMADLQNALEAKNASLASSNNDLQLAEEQYQRLLQKVEDMQKNVLTRDSTVHDLRQQLASLQTQLQKVQLERTTLTNKLKASETEITSLQNVRQWYQQQLVLAQEARVRLQSEMANIQAGQMTQAGMLEHLKLENVALSQQLTETQHRSIKEKERIAAQLQNIEADMLDQEAAFMQIQEAKTMVEEDLQRKLEEFEDEKEQLQKMADSAATLEQELEKVKLTLHQRDLQLESLQQEHLDLMKQLTLTQETLHTKEQSLDDLQTQYDELKARLEEFQSDATSKDDMIQYLQNEKIVLEVALQAAKASKEQLDEGAVRLGEDTEVTSQMLEQLKQEMAVKSSQVENLQQENASLKKQLQKVKEQFLQQKVMVEAYRRDASSKDQLISELKATKKRLDSELKEIKRELLKIQVEKQSLESEHAKLQKEVSQVHQQMVEIENHLQSVQKERDDMETRLQSLQFDKEQMESLAEANQALKQQVEQMQEEAKKAITEQKQKMKRLGSDLTSAQKEMKAKHKAYENAVSILSRRLQESLTAKESAEAELSKLKAQITDGGNDQIAQEKIQALKTELRAVSSSKLMLEKELQEVISLTSQELEEYREKVLELEDELQESRGFRKKIKRLEEINKKLTLELEHERGKLTGLSQSNAALREHNNILETALAKREADLVQLNLQVQAVLKRKEEEDQQMQQLIQALQASLEKEKLKVKDLQKQEAAAKADAAHNRRHHRAAMLELSEIKKELHAKELLVQALQAEVDKLQVEDEKHSQEVSQFQQELAEARSQLQVLQKNLDDKLSEQPLVNQEVEDLKWEVERKEREIETLKQQLDMTEQRSHKELEGIQVVLQNIKTELEMVREDLSVAQKDKFMLQAKVTELKNSMKSLLQQNQQLKLDLKHGKMKKRKELKGENNSSNPVTPVKIPDCPVPAALLEELLKPTAVSKEPLKNLNSCLRQLKQEMDSLQRQMEEHTITVHESMSSWTQIEGKLMDLTSTSPTTASDQQEISTADEKNENCSVSDKEALTL, from the exons ATGGACTCCTCATCTGTCCAGCAGGATGTTCACTTGGAGAACAGAAGCAGTAATGGGGCTCCTGGCACCTCTGAAGAACTTTTAGATTGTAAATCCAAGTCTCAGCTAGTTACTACAGATGAAATTAACA CTACCAGTAATAACATCAATGAAGTGCCAAACGAAGAGGGAAGTCTGGAGATAAACAGCAAAGTGGACGCCTGCCAGAATGGGCCAGAGTCGCTCTGCCCCGACTCTCCTGTATCTTTTGATCCCACCAGCAGTGAACAGGGTGAAGAGTCATCCCCAG GCTCAGTAGAGTCTTCACTGCCATTGGAGAATGAAGAACAGATCAGACTTCAGGCAAGAAGGCGTCTGGAAGAACAGCTCAAGCAATACCGAGTGAAGAGACATCAAGAAAGA tcGAGTCAGTCTACATCCAAAACCCGTCCCTCCAGCACCCTGGATCCTGAGCTGATGTTAAATCCAGAAATCCTGCCAAGAGCCAGCACTGTAGCGATGACAAAAGAATACTCCTTTTTGCGGACCAGTGTCCCCAGGGGGCCAAAGCTGGGTAGCTTGGGACTTCCAGCATCgtcaaaagaaagaagaagttCAAAATCTAAGGCCAGCAAGATCCGGTCCTTGGCTGACTACAGAACTGAAGATTCAGACACTCAAAATGCTACTGGGAATTCTGTGGCTACTGACTTATCTGGGGGGGCTCTGACGCAAAGCAGAAGTGGTCCAACATCAGTTGTTTCTGAGATCAGTCTGCCCTCTGATGTGGATGATCGAATAGAGAATTCCTCCTTGGCAGGAGACAGCATTTCAGAGATTGATGGGAGTGAAGTGGGAATGAGGCTGGATGGAAATGAGAGCGACAGCTCTACCTACAGCAGTGTGTCAGGGAAAGGGCTGTATAGCAGTTTACGGAATGCAGAAGGCAAACAGGATACTCCATATACAATAAATGGCCAGAAGATACATCCTGAAGCAATGGGGCAATTTCCTTCCATCAGTGAggtgctgcaggctgcagcagtggagCATCAGGCCCAAGAGCAAGAAGTTAATGGAGAGGTACGGAGCAGGAGAGACAGTATTTCTAGCAG TGTTTCTATGGAAAGCTCTATCGCAGGAACTCATGATGAGATGTTGCAGGTTATGAAGGAGAAGATGAGACTTGAAGGGCAACTAGAAGCACTCTCACTAGAAGCTAATCAG GCTCTCAAAGAGAAGGCTGAGCTACAAGCCCAACTTGCAGCTTTGAACATGAAGCTTCAGGCACAGATGGAGCACAGCCAAAACagccagcagaagcaggaatCTCTGAGCTCAGAAGTGGCCACATTAAAGCAGTCTTGCTGGGATCTGGAACGAGCAATGGCTGACCTGCAAAATGCCTTGGAAGCAAAGAATGCCAGTTTGGCTTCTTCAAACAATGATCTGCAGTTAGCAGAGGAGCAGTACCAGAGACTCCTGCAGAAGGTTGAAGATATGCAAAAAAATGTTCTCACCAGAGACAGCACAG TTCACGACCTGCGACAGCAGTTGGCTTCCTTGCAGACCCAGCTTCAGAAGGTGCAGCTGGAACGGACCACGCTGACCAACAAGCTGAAGGCATCTGAAACAGAGATCACATCTCTCCAAAATGTGAGGCAGTGgtaccagcagcagctggtccTGGCACAGGAAGCCCGTGTCCGGCTGCAGAGTGAGATGGCCAATATACAG gCTGGGCAAATGACTCAAGCAGGTATGTTGGAACATCTCAAACTAGAGAATGTGGCACTGTCTCAGCAGCTGACTGAAACCCAGCACAGGTCCATTAAAGAAAAGGAACGTATTGCAGCACAGCTACAAAATATTGAG GCTGACATGTTAGATCAAGAAGCTGCCTTCATGCAGATCCAGGAGGCTAAAACCATGGTGGAAGAAGACTTGCAGAGAAAACTAGAGGAGTTTGAGGATGAGAAAGAACAGCTTCAGAAGATGGCTGATTCTGCAGCAACACTGGAGCAAGAATTGGAAAAG GTCAAGTTGACTTTGCATCAGCGAGATCTGCAGCTTGAATCCTTGCAGCAAGAACACCTCGACCTAATGAAGCAATTGACTCTAACCCAAGAGACACTGCACACCAAAGAGCAGTCCCTGGATGACCTGCAAACACAGTATGATGAACTGAAGGCCAGGTTAGAAGAGTTCCAGAGTGATGCTACTTCTAAAGATGACATGATCCAGTATTTGCAGAATGAGAAGATTGTGTTGGAAGTCgctctgcaggcagcaaaaGCAAGTAAAGAGCAACTTGATGAAGGAGCAGTGCGCCTTGGAGAAGATACAGAAGTAACATCACAAATGTTGGAGCAGCTGAAGCAAGAAATGGCAGTCAAATCAAGCCAG GTGGAAAATCTGCAACAAGAAAATGCCAGCCTCAAAAAACAGCTTCAAAAAGTGAAGGAAcagttcctgcagcagaag GTCATGGTGGAAGCTTACCGGAGGGATGCAAGTTCCAAGGACCAGCTGATTAGTGAGCTGAAAGCTACAAAGAAGCGGCTGGACTCAGAGCTGAAGGAGATAAAACGAGAGCTGCTGAAAATCCAAGTTGAAAAACAGTCCCTCGAATCTGAGCATGCAAAACTACAGAAGGAAGTGTCTCAGGTTCACCAGCAAATGGTGGAAATAGAAAATCACCTCCAGTCAGTGCAGAAAGAACGAGATGATATGGAAACACGCCTACAG TCTTTGCAGTTCGATAAGGAGCAAATGGAATCTCTTGCTGAGGCAAATCAGGCATTAAAACAACAAGTAGAACAAATGCAAGAGGAAGCAAAGAA GGCCATTacagagcagaaacagaaaatgaagcgTCTCGGGTCAGACCTGACAAGCGCTCAGAAagagatgaaagcaaaacacaaagccTATGAGAATGCAGTCAGCATTCTCAGTCGGAGGCTGCAGGAATCTCTGACTGCAAAGGAAtctgctgaggcagagctgagcaaacTAAAAGCACAAATTACTGATGGTGGGAATGACCAGATTGCTCAG GAGAAGATTCAAGCTCTGAAGACAGAACTgagagctgtgagcagcagtaAGTTGATGCTGGAAAAAGAGTTGCAAGAAGTGATTTCACTGACCAGCCAGGAGCTTGAAGAGTACCGAGAGAAAGTCCTGGAACTTGAGGATGAG CTTCAGGAATCTAGAGGCTTCAGGAAGAAGATAAAACGtttagaagaaattaataaGAAGTTGACCCTTGAACTGGAACACGAACGTGGAAAACTTACAGGTCTCAGTCAGTCCAACGCTGCTTTGAGGGAGCACAATAATATCCTCGAAACAGCATTAGCAAAAAGAGAGGCAGACTTGGTACAACTGAATCTACAG GTTCAGGCAGTCCTAAAGCggaaagaggaagaggatcAGCAAATGCAACAACTTATTCAAGCTCTACAGGCTTCcctagagaaagaaaagttaaaagttAAAGACCTTCAGAAGCAG gaagcagcagccaaagcagacgCAGCCCATAACCGCCGACACCACCGGGCGGCGATGCTCGAGCTCAGTGAGATCAAGAAGGAGCTCCACGCCAAAGAACTGCTGGTCCAGGCCCTGCAGGCTGAGGTGGACAAGCTGCA GGTAGAGGATGAAAAACATTCCCAGGAAGTATCTCAGTTTCAGCAAGAGCTGGCAGAAGCCAGATCTCAGCTCCAAGTTCTGCAGAAAAACCTGGATGACAAACTTAGTGAACAGCCTCTAGTAAACCAAGAG GTGGAAGACCTGAAGTGGGAAGTAGAAcgaaaagaaagagaaattgaaacacttaagcagcagctggacatgACTGAACAGCGCAGCCACAAGGAGTTAGAAGGGATACAAGTTGTCTTGCAG AATATCaagacagagctggaaatggTGAGGGAAGACCTGTCAGTGGCTCAGAAGGATAAGTTTATGCTGCAAGCTAAAGTGACTGAACTGAAGAACAGCATGaagtcactgctgcagcaaaaccagcaactGAAGTTGGACCTGAAGCATGGCAAGATGAAGAAG AGGAAAGAACTGAAAGGCGAGAATAACTCTTCCAATCCTGTGACTCCAGTCAAGATTCCTGATTGTCCAGTGCCTGCTGCCTTGCTGGAAGAACTGTTGAAACCAACAGCTGTGAGCAAGGAGCCTTTAAAGAATCTGAACAGCTGTCTCCGGCAATTAAA GCAAGAAATGGACAGCCTTCAGCGCCAGATGGAGGAACACACCATTACAGTACATGAATCAATGTCTTCATGGACTCAGATTGAGGGCAAGTTAATGGACCTTACTTCTACAAGTCCCACAACTGCATCAGACCAGCAGGAGATTTCTACTGCAGATGAAAAGAACGAGAATTGTAGTGTTAGTGACAAGGAAGCTTTGACACTATAA
- the GOLGA3 gene encoding golgin subfamily A member 3 isoform X1, protein MDSSSVQQDVHLENRSSNGAPGTSEELLDCKSKSQLVTTDEINTTSNNINEVPNEEGSLEINSKVDACQNGPESLCPDSPVSFDPTSSEQGEESSPGVTGFHDSLRKSQGTSAEGIALRKEALQSLKLSLPMQETELCSVESSLPLENEEQIRLQARRRLEEQLKQYRVKRHQERSSQSTSKTRPSSTLDPELMLNPEILPRASTVAMTKEYSFLRTSVPRGPKLGSLGLPASSKERRSSKSKASKIRSLADYRTEDSDTQNATGNSVATDLSGGALTQSRSGPTSVVSEISLPSDVDDRIENSSLAGDSISEIDGSEVGMRLDGNESDSSTYSSVSGKGLYSSLRNAEGKQDTPYTINGQKIHPEAMGQFPSISEVLQAAAVEHQAQEQEVNGEVRSRRDSISSSVSMESSIAGTHDEMLQVMKEKMRLEGQLEALSLEANQALKEKAELQAQLAALNMKLQAQMEHSQNSQQKQESLSSEVATLKQSCWDLERAMADLQNALEAKNASLASSNNDLQLAEEQYQRLLQKVEDMQKNVLTRDSTVHDLRQQLASLQTQLQKVQLERTTLTNKLKASETEITSLQNVRQWYQQQLVLAQEARVRLQSEMANIQAGQMTQAGMLEHLKLENVALSQQLTETQHRSIKEKERIAAQLQNIEADMLDQEAAFMQIQEAKTMVEEDLQRKLEEFEDEKEQLQKMADSAATLEQELEKVKLTLHQRDLQLESLQQEHLDLMKQLTLTQETLHTKEQSLDDLQTQYDELKARLEEFQSDATSKDDMIQYLQNEKIVLEVALQAAKASKEQLDEGAVRLGEDTEVTSQMLEQLKQEMAVKSSQVENLQQENASLKKQLQKVKEQFLQQKVMVEAYRRDASSKDQLISELKATKKRLDSELKEIKRELLKIQVEKQSLESEHAKLQKEVSQVHQQMVEIENHLQSVQKERDDMETRLQSLQFDKEQMESLAEANQALKQQVEQMQEEAKKAITEQKQKMKRLGSDLTSAQKEMKAKHKAYENAVSILSRRLQESLTAKESAEAELSKLKAQITDGGNDQIAQEKIQALKTELRAVSSSKLMLEKELQEVISLTSQELEEYREKVLELEDELQESRGFRKKIKRLEEINKKLTLELEHERGKLTGLSQSNAALREHNNILETALAKREADLVQLNLQVQAVLKRKEEEDQQMQQLIQALQASLEKEKLKVKDLQKQEAAAKADAAHNRRHHRAAMLELSEIKKELHAKELLVQALQAEVDKLQVEDEKHSQEVSQFQQELAEARSQLQVLQKNLDDKLSEQPLVNQEVEDLKWEVERKEREIETLKQQLDMTEQRSHKELEGIQVVLQNIKTELEMVREDLSVAQKDKFMLQAKVTELKNSMKSLLQQNQQLKLDLKHGKMKKRKELKGENNSSNPVTPVKIPDCPVPAALLEELLKPTAVSKEPLKNLNSCLRQLKQEMDSLQRQMEEHTITVHESMSSWTQIEGKLMDLTSTSPTTASDQQEISTADEKNENCSVSDKEALTL, encoded by the exons ATGGACTCCTCATCTGTCCAGCAGGATGTTCACTTGGAGAACAGAAGCAGTAATGGGGCTCCTGGCACCTCTGAAGAACTTTTAGATTGTAAATCCAAGTCTCAGCTAGTTACTACAGATGAAATTAACA CTACCAGTAATAACATCAATGAAGTGCCAAACGAAGAGGGAAGTCTGGAGATAAACAGCAAAGTGGACGCCTGCCAGAATGGGCCAGAGTCGCTCTGCCCCGACTCTCCTGTATCTTTTGATCCCACCAGCAGTGAACAGGGTGAAGAGTCATCCCCAGGTGTGACTGGTTTCCATGACAGCCTAAGGAAGTCTCAGGGAACTAGTGCTGAGGGCATAGCTCTTAGAAAAGAAGCTTTGCAGTCTCTCAAACTAAGTCTTCCCATGCAAGAAACTGAATTGT GCTCAGTAGAGTCTTCACTGCCATTGGAGAATGAAGAACAGATCAGACTTCAGGCAAGAAGGCGTCTGGAAGAACAGCTCAAGCAATACCGAGTGAAGAGACATCAAGAAAGA tcGAGTCAGTCTACATCCAAAACCCGTCCCTCCAGCACCCTGGATCCTGAGCTGATGTTAAATCCAGAAATCCTGCCAAGAGCCAGCACTGTAGCGATGACAAAAGAATACTCCTTTTTGCGGACCAGTGTCCCCAGGGGGCCAAAGCTGGGTAGCTTGGGACTTCCAGCATCgtcaaaagaaagaagaagttCAAAATCTAAGGCCAGCAAGATCCGGTCCTTGGCTGACTACAGAACTGAAGATTCAGACACTCAAAATGCTACTGGGAATTCTGTGGCTACTGACTTATCTGGGGGGGCTCTGACGCAAAGCAGAAGTGGTCCAACATCAGTTGTTTCTGAGATCAGTCTGCCCTCTGATGTGGATGATCGAATAGAGAATTCCTCCTTGGCAGGAGACAGCATTTCAGAGATTGATGGGAGTGAAGTGGGAATGAGGCTGGATGGAAATGAGAGCGACAGCTCTACCTACAGCAGTGTGTCAGGGAAAGGGCTGTATAGCAGTTTACGGAATGCAGAAGGCAAACAGGATACTCCATATACAATAAATGGCCAGAAGATACATCCTGAAGCAATGGGGCAATTTCCTTCCATCAGTGAggtgctgcaggctgcagcagtggagCATCAGGCCCAAGAGCAAGAAGTTAATGGAGAGGTACGGAGCAGGAGAGACAGTATTTCTAGCAG TGTTTCTATGGAAAGCTCTATCGCAGGAACTCATGATGAGATGTTGCAGGTTATGAAGGAGAAGATGAGACTTGAAGGGCAACTAGAAGCACTCTCACTAGAAGCTAATCAG GCTCTCAAAGAGAAGGCTGAGCTACAAGCCCAACTTGCAGCTTTGAACATGAAGCTTCAGGCACAGATGGAGCACAGCCAAAACagccagcagaagcaggaatCTCTGAGCTCAGAAGTGGCCACATTAAAGCAGTCTTGCTGGGATCTGGAACGAGCAATGGCTGACCTGCAAAATGCCTTGGAAGCAAAGAATGCCAGTTTGGCTTCTTCAAACAATGATCTGCAGTTAGCAGAGGAGCAGTACCAGAGACTCCTGCAGAAGGTTGAAGATATGCAAAAAAATGTTCTCACCAGAGACAGCACAG TTCACGACCTGCGACAGCAGTTGGCTTCCTTGCAGACCCAGCTTCAGAAGGTGCAGCTGGAACGGACCACGCTGACCAACAAGCTGAAGGCATCTGAAACAGAGATCACATCTCTCCAAAATGTGAGGCAGTGgtaccagcagcagctggtccTGGCACAGGAAGCCCGTGTCCGGCTGCAGAGTGAGATGGCCAATATACAG gCTGGGCAAATGACTCAAGCAGGTATGTTGGAACATCTCAAACTAGAGAATGTGGCACTGTCTCAGCAGCTGACTGAAACCCAGCACAGGTCCATTAAAGAAAAGGAACGTATTGCAGCACAGCTACAAAATATTGAG GCTGACATGTTAGATCAAGAAGCTGCCTTCATGCAGATCCAGGAGGCTAAAACCATGGTGGAAGAAGACTTGCAGAGAAAACTAGAGGAGTTTGAGGATGAGAAAGAACAGCTTCAGAAGATGGCTGATTCTGCAGCAACACTGGAGCAAGAATTGGAAAAG GTCAAGTTGACTTTGCATCAGCGAGATCTGCAGCTTGAATCCTTGCAGCAAGAACACCTCGACCTAATGAAGCAATTGACTCTAACCCAAGAGACACTGCACACCAAAGAGCAGTCCCTGGATGACCTGCAAACACAGTATGATGAACTGAAGGCCAGGTTAGAAGAGTTCCAGAGTGATGCTACTTCTAAAGATGACATGATCCAGTATTTGCAGAATGAGAAGATTGTGTTGGAAGTCgctctgcaggcagcaaaaGCAAGTAAAGAGCAACTTGATGAAGGAGCAGTGCGCCTTGGAGAAGATACAGAAGTAACATCACAAATGTTGGAGCAGCTGAAGCAAGAAATGGCAGTCAAATCAAGCCAG GTGGAAAATCTGCAACAAGAAAATGCCAGCCTCAAAAAACAGCTTCAAAAAGTGAAGGAAcagttcctgcagcagaag GTCATGGTGGAAGCTTACCGGAGGGATGCAAGTTCCAAGGACCAGCTGATTAGTGAGCTGAAAGCTACAAAGAAGCGGCTGGACTCAGAGCTGAAGGAGATAAAACGAGAGCTGCTGAAAATCCAAGTTGAAAAACAGTCCCTCGAATCTGAGCATGCAAAACTACAGAAGGAAGTGTCTCAGGTTCACCAGCAAATGGTGGAAATAGAAAATCACCTCCAGTCAGTGCAGAAAGAACGAGATGATATGGAAACACGCCTACAG TCTTTGCAGTTCGATAAGGAGCAAATGGAATCTCTTGCTGAGGCAAATCAGGCATTAAAACAACAAGTAGAACAAATGCAAGAGGAAGCAAAGAA GGCCATTacagagcagaaacagaaaatgaagcgTCTCGGGTCAGACCTGACAAGCGCTCAGAAagagatgaaagcaaaacacaaagccTATGAGAATGCAGTCAGCATTCTCAGTCGGAGGCTGCAGGAATCTCTGACTGCAAAGGAAtctgctgaggcagagctgagcaaacTAAAAGCACAAATTACTGATGGTGGGAATGACCAGATTGCTCAG GAGAAGATTCAAGCTCTGAAGACAGAACTgagagctgtgagcagcagtaAGTTGATGCTGGAAAAAGAGTTGCAAGAAGTGATTTCACTGACCAGCCAGGAGCTTGAAGAGTACCGAGAGAAAGTCCTGGAACTTGAGGATGAG CTTCAGGAATCTAGAGGCTTCAGGAAGAAGATAAAACGtttagaagaaattaataaGAAGTTGACCCTTGAACTGGAACACGAACGTGGAAAACTTACAGGTCTCAGTCAGTCCAACGCTGCTTTGAGGGAGCACAATAATATCCTCGAAACAGCATTAGCAAAAAGAGAGGCAGACTTGGTACAACTGAATCTACAG GTTCAGGCAGTCCTAAAGCggaaagaggaagaggatcAGCAAATGCAACAACTTATTCAAGCTCTACAGGCTTCcctagagaaagaaaagttaaaagttAAAGACCTTCAGAAGCAG gaagcagcagccaaagcagacgCAGCCCATAACCGCCGACACCACCGGGCGGCGATGCTCGAGCTCAGTGAGATCAAGAAGGAGCTCCACGCCAAAGAACTGCTGGTCCAGGCCCTGCAGGCTGAGGTGGACAAGCTGCA GGTAGAGGATGAAAAACATTCCCAGGAAGTATCTCAGTTTCAGCAAGAGCTGGCAGAAGCCAGATCTCAGCTCCAAGTTCTGCAGAAAAACCTGGATGACAAACTTAGTGAACAGCCTCTAGTAAACCAAGAG GTGGAAGACCTGAAGTGGGAAGTAGAAcgaaaagaaagagaaattgaaacacttaagcagcagctggacatgACTGAACAGCGCAGCCACAAGGAGTTAGAAGGGATACAAGTTGTCTTGCAG AATATCaagacagagctggaaatggTGAGGGAAGACCTGTCAGTGGCTCAGAAGGATAAGTTTATGCTGCAAGCTAAAGTGACTGAACTGAAGAACAGCATGaagtcactgctgcagcaaaaccagcaactGAAGTTGGACCTGAAGCATGGCAAGATGAAGAAG AGGAAAGAACTGAAAGGCGAGAATAACTCTTCCAATCCTGTGACTCCAGTCAAGATTCCTGATTGTCCAGTGCCTGCTGCCTTGCTGGAAGAACTGTTGAAACCAACAGCTGTGAGCAAGGAGCCTTTAAAGAATCTGAACAGCTGTCTCCGGCAATTAAA GCAAGAAATGGACAGCCTTCAGCGCCAGATGGAGGAACACACCATTACAGTACATGAATCAATGTCTTCATGGACTCAGATTGAGGGCAAGTTAATGGACCTTACTTCTACAAGTCCCACAACTGCATCAGACCAGCAGGAGATTTCTACTGCAGATGAAAAGAACGAGAATTGTAGTGTTAGTGACAAGGAAGCTTTGACACTATAA